The Topomyia yanbarensis strain Yona2022 chromosome 3, ASM3024719v1, whole genome shotgun sequence nucleotide sequence ccaactagcggaggtccaactaaaaagcggtccagttaaaaagtgttcaaccagcgaatcacgactgtaatatGGAAGttgaaacaacaaattttcAAAGTTGTTCTGCGTTCAATTAAATATGTACGTtgacataaataaaataatagttgAAATAAAACTGAATAATTTGTTGAATCAAATatagaatacaaaaaaaaattgtgaaattcgTCTTAACAACAatggaaacaaaaatacaattttgttgtttcaataaCGTTGTTTTGTCATTGTAAACACTATAAATATTTGAGTCAATGTATGGCAAACATTCaaacgaaaaaacagttttgtTAATTCAGATTATAccttttattgtttcaaatggAATATATGTTCAAATTAACGCACTTTATAAGTTGAGtcgcaattttattttttgcaggGCATATCATACCAATCACAGCTACTTCAACGTTAGTTATAACCTAAGAGGTAAAAGAACAATCAGTACATCTTTCAGGACATGCCGACAATCTTAGCGAGCCTAACCGATTCATCTGCCGAATTTGTTGATTCTAAGGAAAATTTTAGTCTATGAACCGCTTCGATTTGTACCACTTGATAAATGATGAGATAATCCGCCTAACGCTGTATAAACGGCTGCAAACAGTGATTCTCGAAGTTCAGCGTAAACAGCATAAGGACGGTTGTCGCTGTATCCTGTATCTTAACTCACATGCGTTGGTGTTGACGATAGCTGCGATAGATAGAAAAAGATAATCGAGAATTAAATTGATGAAATTTGTGGCAGCGATTTGTTCATCAGTACGCATATTGCATCATGATCATATGCAATCCACTTGTGACATCCTGCTTCACTTGCGAAACATGTTTGCACGGCTAGTGCAAACAGATGATTAGCCCAGTAGTCATTCCAGTCGAACGTCCATGTTGTGTACGCTGGATGTAATGGCGATTTTCAATGCGTGTCCCACCAGAACAATATACAAACGAAGAATGAGCAAAGGGAATTTTCTTGCTTGGACTGTCCTTTGGAGGAAACATATCTTTCAGGTATCCGTTGGAAAATTCATAGCTGCCATCTATGTAACGGGTCTGACGCTTCAAACAGCTACAGCTATTGCATTGGAAACAACGCTCTATGGATACGAACATTCATGTTGAATCCTTTGCGCGTCATGCAATCTGCAAATAATCCATTGATTCTTCGTGGAAGTCGTGCCTTTAAAGAAATAAATGAATATATCAATAAACTCATTACAATAAActaaataattgatgatttacCACTATTTAGAACCAACGTCGTTGTTAGAACCCTCTTATTGTGAGGTAATAATAAGAATAGTCATTAGTACCGGTCTGGCGCCTTTTGACGGGTGAATATCTCCAGTTTTGTGCACGTGTAAACAACTGTTCTACACGTTGGAACAAATTTTTATCTCTTTGTTCCAATCTAACAAGGATTGTTGAAATAATGCAGTCAACCCTTTTGATTCAATCAGTAGCATGTTTTTGCATCAATCGCCGATTTATTTGcaataaacaataattttgttgatCTACGAAAAGTATAGATAACAATTCCTGTAAGATTAATTCAATGAATATTTTGATTCATCCAAcccaaaaattcgttttatttcaataaactCTATGacttaaaataataataataatatcacGATTAAAAATAAAGATATAAATTGTAGAATCAAACATGGATAATTGTTTTAcgtgtgtataaagtgtctttACGAAAAGCTAGCTCTATATCCAACCAAACGAAGGGGATCAGCGTAAGACGCTTGTTAAACGGACTTGTCTACGAGGGagagcaaagttgatgcaaaaatggaaatgaaatgcattttttcaatttgatgtacatttattgtacgtttcattggaaacgagctattcaataattttgatgcgacgaattgaattggcgcatttgataataaatgctCAAAAACGTCGAACAATATGTATTACCCAAGTTTAATGTGTGATAATTATTTACTACTTTAACTGAATTTACCAATAAAACTGAATGAAAACTGATCTTCTAAAATTCCAggttttcgtatttttatttacagTGAGTTTTATACACAAAATTGCACCACCTTTTATTAAAGTGTCATTCATCCCGTAAGAAATACATTGCGACGAATCGTGCGCCGAGTAGCGCTATAAATCTTGCTGCAACGAAAAATAATCGACgcgtctcttttggaaaaacacGGACAATATTATACATTCGTAGAGTGATCCGCCACTAGATTATGCCTCTAGTTGGgatccctaataaacatcgtatgatttaagagcctaacgacctgttcagggatatgtggaatcgttgcactACATGGGTTAAAGCACTTAAAGTtaaagcacagataacagacgtttaggctagaacaaaatttcttcaaaaacctgtgtaaactttcaaattgatatacgttgaaaatccgtgtttcactattgccatctgcgcaactgtttgctacacgtgtttgacagctgcactctaactgcattgtagtgatcactgcgccatctgcaaacgtttgccaaacatgttccagatgtctgatttattcggaatttcagcagcgggtatttccacacgattcaaatcgagcctaaacgtctgttatctgtggttaattttttttttattacagatAGGCTGCTATGGCGACACGATtgttttaaggttggacagagaacgCACAAAAATCGGAAACGataaatgcaatttttttagatcttcataaaaatcaatcagcagtattAAAATTCTACatatgctgattgatttttatgaagatctaacacacggtgtggaaaaaactgcttttttcgttttcgatttttgcgcattctctgtccaaccttaacggATATCCGTTCCTCATGTTTACACAAGTATTATAAACTTATTTGTTCGAACACATGCAGTCTTATCTGCTTGACGTGTATCACGCAACATATATTTCTAAACGACGGTTACGACAGTGTATGATACTGTCAGGAAATCGAAAAGACGTAGCAGATATTTTCTAAGTTTTAACGTGATGCACGCATCGAACATATAGAACTGTTATGTTACATGAacataaaatgaatttttaatgtATAAATGATGTTGGAATTTcatcaatatttttgaaataggaTTCAAACATTTTGACAAGAAACataaaacccgtttttctcgGGGTCCACCAAAAGTTACATAgggccatttgaaaaagtactcgagattttTTGGTAATCTGAAATTATAGCAAACCCTGGTGGTGCCTTTTAGTTTGACAATCTTTGCAGTTTGCACGCTAAGAGTGCGTGCACTTATTTAGGATAAATTTTACATGTCGATCGAATTGGAACTATGGGAACTATGCTACATTAAACGGTCAATGCCTAACACAAAATTTTATATTGGATCGTTATGCGCCGTGTGCTATTTGTGGTATTTGCCAACGTATATTGCGATTTttcttaaattcacattgcAATTTTTCAGTCGCGTTTCAGTTAAGCGACCATTTAAATTGCATCAGTGCGGGTGAGCAAGCGCTTTGATGTTTTTGTTTCGTTTGCACTCGAGTGTTTATCATATTGAGTTCTTtgcgaccggtctcacgaacactaatgaagtttcctggttgaaaacaatcccatttacttttgccgtctttgtttattattttccaccagcttgtgatgtagtagttgtgtcatgtggcgtgtacgtacatgagccgtagaaaagtctatagcAACAACTCGACGAATTGCTAGATTATCTCAAGATAGATAGAACATATTGATAAGCTTTTCAATCGATTAGAACGATCACTCGTTGCTcttatgtttaaaattcagcaattttaaatatttcaatgaagttttgaaataaaagcAGGACTGCATTTATAAGACATTGCTCGAGCACCAacataagtaaaaataaaaaatattccacATTTTTTCAGGAAGCAAAACTATTTTGTCATACTGAAAAAAGGTGTTATCATGTTTCTCGCATTATTCGAGGAACCGGTGTTTTGAAGGTAGAAGTAAAAAGCGAAGCATGAAAGGATTTTCTTTCCGTTAGTCACCTGAAACGTTATTAAACCTAATAAGTCTAAATACTACATTATATTGCAAGTATAGATCAGCACAATATTTGTCTGTATTATTTCTACGTTATACACCTAAGCAAAGTGCAGTAAAAATAATTAACAAGAGAGATGATTTGTTTAAGATTGTTCTTTGCCTACGTGCGTCACTTCTACATAATGGCTACGATATCCAAAGGGTGTTCAGATGGTTCTGACTAGCTTCGTAATCACAAAAGTGTGTTTCCCTACAAACATCGAGATCCATGGGAATGACTGTATACGATTAAACCGTGTTCCAGAATACACGTTCTAAACTAACTAGGTATGAGATCACACAATTATCCTTAATTTACTGCCACTTGGAAATGGCGCTAGTTCGGTTCAGTTTCTGATCGACTCGATTGCATTATAGAGCTTGGGAAGTTCAGATTCGAGGCGTAATAATTGAACAAATGTTTTAAGTTTCATACCGGAGCGTTCGCCTGCTTCCGGTTCGGCTTTGACGAAAGTTGAGTAGTACGACACCAACTCCTGGGAACCATCATCGTCTAGATCGGCTATTAACAAAGAGTTTTCCTGATAGTTAAGATCCGGTTGACAGATCACGTCCGACGTATCTTTCATACTTTCACGACAAAACTGTATGACGTTGGATTGGCTGGTATTCTCGATCTTGATATCGGTAGAATTGAAAACGATCaatttcactgtttctttgagATAACGCATGCGGGTTTTGTAGATTCCTGGACGCAGGGTTTGATTTACGCTACGACGGATCTTAACAGTAGATGCCGTTCCGGTGTCCTCGTCCGGAAGTACCCACGTTTGTTTTTTAACTAGCAGTTTTGAGAACGGATTGCTTGAACTTGAATCGCGTTTGTTGCGAGTGCTACTATTATCTGGTTCTTCCTGGCTCCACTCCCAGAATTTAATAACAAACCCGTAAATTGTGGATCGATTGTCGGTTGCAAAGTTGTTAAATGTTAGCCGAACTGGTTGCATTCCATATAACTGCTTTCCTGATACATTCCACAGCAGCTTACCGGTTGACCTTTCAGTCAGCAAAACGGATGTCGTACAGTTATCTGGACATTTTCCGCGATTTTCGATAACCAACTGTTTGCCGCCAACATACGTGATGGTTCTTTGCTTTTCCGTGTTCTTTCGCTGGCCATAAAACTTATGCTGTAGAAGATCCGtctgcttttttattttcttcatatCTAGCGCCTTTCGTTTTATTAGTTTGTACAATTCTGCCAATGGCTTAGATCTTTGCTGTTCAGACTTTTCCCGAACACAGTTGAACATTACATTATACTCAGCGTCTATCATCAGTTTATGAACGTAGATACATTCCTTCACAATATAGGAATCGCCGATCAGCTCGCCCTTTCGACCGGAGATCATAACGAATTTGTTGTGTTTCGTTTCACCAAAGCTAGTAATGAAGAACAAATCCTTCACACCATCGCCATCCACATCCGGAATCACCAATGGAAAATCCAGAAGATCGTTTtgctttaaaatattctttcgaTCATAGATTGGTGAATGCCAGATCCATTCCCCTGACAGTGGATTAATGCATTCCAACTGTCCGTACTCATCCATAATTAGGCAATCCGGAGAACCATTCAAATCCGCATCAATCAACGTACAATCGATACTTTTTGGTTCATTAATCATCTGATCGTACCAAGCCACCTGCCCGGTACTACCAATTAGCGAAATTATTCCATTCCTTCGTGTGTACGATTCTTCGAACTCCGGAAACAGTTTATCGCCACGATACATAAATATCAAATTCTTACTTTTGCCACGCACTCCTTCAACCACATTAATCACTCCTTTCAGTTCTATTTTCTCATAGTTCTTGATCCAGTTCTGGGTCTTGGTTCTCTCCGATCCGGCCGGGCATGCAAGTTCATCCGAGCAGGGAATCACCCATAGGAAAACAACCAACGATAAGAAACATACAGCAAGCGAAGCTACAAAGCAACATTTTCTTGGAAAGGACATTTTTCTCGCCCCTATGGATCCAGTTTCTTGCAAGATCGCAACATTATCTGGATGAAATACTCCGTTGGCATCATCCACATCACTGGGACTAGGCAATCCATTGTATAAACTGTTACAAATGGCACTTCCGTTCTCTCCACTAACCAGAAAGCTCCTAGGTTGTCCCGCTGGAATGCTGGACCCGTTTGAGGCAGGCAGGAAAACCATTCGTCCCTTCCCTACCGCACCGCTGCCACCGTTCATTGCAATTAAGTTCTTTCCGAATCGTACACCCGAATATAGCTGGTGCGATCTAGGCGCTGCGCTGTGCACGTCCTCTTCACTCTCGGAATCTGTTATCGTTGTTTGCGGAATGGGGGTGTAAATTCCACCGGACGAGTCACTATTAGGCATAACGCGCTGCAATCCAGGTCAAATCAATAG carries:
- the LOC131690090 gene encoding uncharacterized protein LOC131690090, with the protein product MPNSDSSGGIYTPIPQTTITDSESEEDVHSAAPRSHQLYSGVRFGKNLIAMNGGSGAVGKGRMVFLPASNGSSIPAGQPRSFLVSGENGSAICNSLYNGLPSPSDVDDANGVFHPDNVAILQETGSIGARKMSFPRKCCFVASLAVCFLSLVVFLWVIPCSDELACPAGSERTKTQNWIKNYEKIELKGVINVVEGVRGKSKNLIFMYRGDKLFPEFEESYTRRNGIISLIGSTGQVAWYDQMINEPKSIDCTLIDADLNGSPDCLIMDEYGQLECINPLSGEWIWHSPIYDRKNILKQNDLLDFPLVIPDVDGDGVKDLFFITSFGETKHNKFVMISGRKGELIGDSYIVKECIYVHKLMIDAEYNVMFNCVREKSEQQRSKPLAELYKLIKRKALDMKKIKKQTDLLQHKFYGQRKNTEKQRTITYVGGKQLVIENRGKCPDNCTTSVLLTERSTGKLLWNVSGKQLYGMQPVRLTFNNFATDNRSTIYGFVIKFWEWSQEEPDNSSTRNKRDSSSSNPFSKLLVKKQTWVLPDEDTGTASTVKIRRSVNQTLRPGIYKTRMRYLKETVKLIVFNSTDIKIENTSQSNVIQFCRESMKDTSDVICQPDLNYQENSLLIADLDDDGSQELVSYYSTFVKAEPEAGERSGMKLKTFVQLLRLESELPKLYNAIESIRN